One Bifidobacterium crudilactis genomic region harbors:
- a CDS encoding nicotinate phosphoribosyltransferase, giving the protein MSDGTARGSAYPSEDYSYPTALMTDMYEYTMLDAALQDGTASRRCVFEVFTRHLPAGRRYGVAAGQGRILDALESFHLGEEDLRFLSDQGIVSPGTISWLERFSFSGSIRGYREGEMFFPNSPILQVEGSFAECTLLETLILSILNYDSAVASAASRMASAANGRPCMDMGGRRTNEWSAVAASRAAVVGGFQGTANLLAAKLYGLKPIGTAAHCFTLLHDSERDAFTSQIQALGVDTTLLTDTYDIEQAVRTAVEVAGPELGGVRIDSGDLASLAQRVRNQLDALGATTTKITVTNDLDEYALASLQTAPVDSYGVGTMLVTGSGAATCAMVYKLSEREGSDGVMVPVAKKSPDKATVPGRKLAYRSYEYGLADCEHVISGSEDQLAAFAPDEGWKNLLVQYMDGGESDARYQGHEAITAAHAYRAKALSELPITAQSLMKGDPVIPTEVLSL; this is encoded by the coding sequence ATGAGTGACGGCACAGCACGAGGATCGGCTTACCCCTCCGAGGACTACTCATACCCCACCGCATTGATGACCGACATGTACGAGTACACCATGCTCGATGCCGCGCTTCAGGACGGCACGGCGTCGAGACGGTGCGTCTTCGAGGTGTTCACACGCCATCTTCCGGCTGGCAGGCGCTACGGCGTGGCCGCCGGACAGGGCCGCATACTTGATGCGCTGGAATCATTCCACCTCGGCGAGGAAGACCTGCGCTTCCTGTCCGACCAGGGCATCGTCAGCCCCGGCACCATCTCATGGCTTGAACGTTTCAGCTTCTCGGGAAGCATCCGTGGGTATCGCGAGGGCGAGATGTTCTTCCCGAATTCCCCGATTCTGCAGGTTGAAGGCAGCTTCGCCGAATGCACGCTGCTGGAGACCCTGATACTGTCCATTCTCAACTATGATTCGGCAGTGGCCTCCGCGGCGTCACGTATGGCTTCCGCCGCGAATGGTCGCCCTTGCATGGATATGGGAGGACGCCGGACGAACGAATGGTCGGCCGTCGCCGCATCACGCGCCGCTGTCGTAGGGGGGTTCCAAGGCACCGCCAATCTGCTTGCGGCAAAGCTCTACGGTCTTAAGCCCATCGGGACGGCAGCGCATTGTTTCACCTTGCTGCACGATTCCGAGCGCGATGCCTTCACTTCCCAGATCCAAGCCCTGGGCGTCGACACGACCCTGCTCACCGACACCTACGACATCGAGCAGGCTGTACGAACCGCGGTCGAGGTGGCCGGCCCTGAACTCGGAGGGGTGCGCATCGACTCCGGTGATCTGGCGTCACTCGCCCAGCGCGTGCGCAACCAGCTGGATGCCCTGGGCGCCACGACGACGAAAATCACCGTCACCAACGATCTGGATGAATACGCCCTGGCAAGTCTGCAGACGGCTCCGGTGGATTCCTACGGCGTGGGCACGATGCTGGTCACCGGTTCCGGCGCCGCCACCTGTGCGATGGTGTACAAACTGTCCGAACGCGAGGGCTCCGATGGCGTGATGGTCCCCGTGGCCAAGAAATCCCCCGACAAGGCGACCGTACCAGGCAGAAAACTGGCCTACCGCTCCTACGAGTACGGTCTTGCGGACTGCGAGCATGTGATCTCCGGCTCCGAGGACCAACTTGCGGCATTCGCACCTGACGAGGGTTGGAAGAATCTGCTGGTCCAATACATGGATGGCGGAGAGTCCGATGCTCGATACCAAGGCCATGAAGCCATCACCGCAGCGCACGCGTACCGCGCGAAGGCATTGTCCGAGCTTCCGATCACCGCCCAAAGCCTGATGAAAGGCGATCCGGTCATCCCGACGGAAGTGCTCAGCCTGTAA
- a CDS encoding MerR family transcriptional regulator has translation MTVYSIQDLSRRYQMRTSALRYYEELGLLGDIERNASGQRVYHQADVERLESILCFKDAGMTISEIRSFFTYEADEREHIADMLKLLTDRKQAIEAQRDALEQAYLHVCRKVGYYSAVQRSIEGGQRHPDWSDFAD, from the coding sequence ATGACCGTGTACAGCATTCAAGACCTGTCGCGTCGTTATCAGATGCGCACCTCAGCCCTGAGATATTACGAGGAGCTTGGTCTGCTCGGTGATATCGAGCGCAACGCGAGCGGGCAACGAGTGTATCACCAGGCAGATGTGGAGCGGCTGGAATCCATACTCTGCTTCAAGGACGCCGGGATGACCATCAGCGAGATACGCAGTTTTTTCACGTACGAAGCTGATGAACGCGAGCATATTGCGGATATGCTCAAACTGCTCACCGACAGAAAACAGGCCATCGAAGCGCAGCGCGATGCCTTGGAACAGGCGTATCTCCATGTGTGCAGGAAGGTCGGATACTACTCGGCGGTGCAACGCAGCATCGAAGGCGGGCAACGGCATCCGGACTGGTCGGATTTCGCGGATTGA
- a CDS encoding aldo/keto reductase: MTDAANYTPSERRYAEMTYRRSGRSGLKLPAVSLGFWHNFGDHGTYDNMKALCFTAFDNGITHFDLANNYGPAAGAAERNAGRILREELSGYRDELIVSTKAGYDMWPGPYGDWGSRKYLLSSLDQSLERLGLEYVDVFYHHRPDPETPLEETMGALSQAVTSGKALYAGLSNYDGPTMERAATILESLHCPFVINQNRYSIYDRSIENNGLLESAEKLGKGIITFSPLAQGLLTGRYLNGIPADSRIRTDGRFLSENQISEERLDSMRGLNDLAGQRGQTLAEMSLAWILRDSSVTSVLIGASKPQQILDNIGALTNTTFSDEELRRIDELSLDQQL, from the coding sequence ATGACCGATGCCGCCAACTACACACCATCCGAGAGAAGATACGCCGAAATGACCTACCGGCGCTCAGGCAGAAGCGGCCTCAAACTCCCCGCAGTCAGCCTGGGATTCTGGCATAACTTCGGCGATCACGGCACATACGACAACATGAAGGCACTATGCTTCACCGCCTTCGACAACGGCATCACACACTTCGACCTGGCAAACAACTACGGCCCCGCCGCAGGAGCCGCCGAACGCAATGCCGGACGTATCCTCCGCGAGGAACTGTCGGGATATCGCGATGAACTCATCGTCAGCACCAAAGCCGGATACGACATGTGGCCGGGACCATACGGCGACTGGGGCAGTCGCAAATACCTGCTCTCAAGCCTCGACCAGAGCCTGGAGCGACTCGGCCTCGAATATGTGGACGTGTTCTACCATCACCGTCCCGACCCCGAAACACCGCTGGAAGAAACCATGGGAGCACTGTCTCAGGCAGTGACCAGCGGCAAAGCGCTGTATGCAGGTCTGTCGAACTACGACGGCCCTACGATGGAACGCGCCGCAACGATACTCGAATCACTGCACTGCCCCTTCGTCATCAACCAGAACCGCTACTCGATATACGACAGAAGCATCGAAAACAACGGTCTGCTTGAGAGCGCCGAGAAACTCGGCAAGGGCATCATCACTTTCAGTCCGCTCGCCCAAGGCCTGCTCACCGGACGCTACCTCAACGGCATACCGGCAGACAGCCGCATCAGAACCGACGGCCGCTTCCTGTCGGAGAACCAGATCAGCGAGGAGCGACTGGACAGCATGAGAGGACTCAACGACCTCGCCGGACAACGAGGACAGACTCTTGCCGAAATGTCCCTCGCCTGGATTCTTCGTGATTCCTCCGTAACCAGCGTTCTGATCGGAGCCTCAAAACCACAGCAGATTCTCGACAATATTGGAGCCTTGACCAACACCACATTCTCGGATGAAGAACTCCGAAGAATCGACGAACTCAGCCTCGACCAACAGCTTTAG
- a CDS encoding DUF3039 domain-containing protein: MMMNYNDESETPLSSPDEGAGTAVLERPETKEQTEHSDGGDADRFAHYVSKERIAQSRLTGRPVVALCGKVWVPKHDPSQYPVCPDCKRIYEEMQRGN, translated from the coding sequence ATGATGATGAACTACAACGATGAGTCTGAGACTCCGCTTTCAAGTCCTGATGAGGGTGCGGGCACCGCGGTTCTGGAACGCCCGGAAACCAAGGAGCAGACGGAGCACAGCGATGGTGGGGACGCCGATCGCTTTGCTCACTATGTTTCCAAAGAGCGCATTGCGCAGTCTCGATTGACGGGACGGCCTGTGGTGGCCTTGTGCGGGAAGGTGTGGGTGCCTAAGCATGACCCCTCTCAATATCCGGTATGCCCCGATTGCAAACGGATTTATGAGGAAATGCAACGCGGAAATTAG
- the coaD gene encoding pantetheine-phosphate adenylyltransferase, with the protein MTIAVCPGSYDPVTSGHIDVIERCARFFKEVHVLVAVNSAKTPLFTEAERVRMIRRALDESGYEHVYVDSTDGLITDYCKSIGATVIVKGLRQNGDYEAELGMALVNRQLADIETVFLPADPVREHISSSIVKDVARHGGDVTGMVPSGVVPMLNTALNHEKSQR; encoded by the coding sequence ATGACTATCGCAGTATGCCCAGGGTCCTATGACCCTGTCACATCGGGACATATCGACGTGATTGAGCGTTGCGCACGCTTTTTTAAAGAGGTTCATGTCCTCGTCGCGGTCAACTCCGCCAAAACACCGCTGTTTACGGAGGCGGAACGCGTCCGGATGATTCGCCGAGCCCTCGACGAATCAGGGTACGAGCATGTCTATGTGGACTCCACCGACGGGCTGATTACCGATTACTGCAAAAGCATCGGTGCGACCGTTATCGTCAAAGGTCTCAGACAAAACGGAGATTACGAGGCCGAACTGGGTATGGCTTTGGTCAACAGGCAGCTTGCGGACATTGAAACCGTTTTTCTCCCGGCTGACCCGGTGCGGGAACACATCTCCAGCTCTATAGTCAAAGATGTGGCCAGGCATGGAGGAGACGTGACGGGCATGGTTCCCAGCGGCGTCGTTCCCATGCTCAATACAGCACTCAACCACGAAAAGAGTCAGCGATGA
- a CDS encoding ATP synthase subunit B family protein, whose amino-acid sequence MMADDTYKDGLSGEPRQEDAEPNGMASDDTGKVTIAAQDPQEALTQTTPPLFESDAMPDLREHSASSQDDSQDDGSSQEEFTTVYDIIDAMDTTLDEGKSVLFTPGVVKVDREALTEQMADLKKMLPVQLERASALMREAERRLDAARTQANAIVSAAQSRAADMVKEANEQAQFLAGQENVVAIAQGKAHDILEDAQNKADHLAQGADRYSMSMMEGLDQQLEKLQHDVHAGMSVLQERQKQAVDQRHHDDV is encoded by the coding sequence ATGATGGCGGATGATACGTACAAGGATGGCCTCTCCGGCGAGCCGCGCCAGGAGGATGCGGAGCCGAACGGCATGGCTTCGGATGACACCGGCAAAGTGACCATAGCAGCTCAGGACCCGCAAGAGGCCCTGACCCAGACGACACCTCCCCTGTTCGAAAGCGACGCGATGCCGGATTTGAGAGAGCATTCCGCATCTTCGCAGGATGATTCGCAGGACGACGGCTCCTCACAGGAAGAGTTCACCACCGTCTATGACATCATCGATGCGATGGATACGACACTCGATGAAGGCAAGTCCGTGCTCTTCACGCCCGGTGTCGTCAAAGTTGATCGCGAGGCACTTACCGAGCAGATGGCGGACCTCAAGAAAATGCTCCCGGTTCAGCTGGAACGCGCGTCGGCGTTGATGCGCGAGGCCGAGCGCAGACTCGATGCTGCAAGAACCCAGGCCAATGCCATCGTTTCCGCCGCTCAAAGCCGTGCGGCGGATATGGTCAAAGAGGCGAACGAACAGGCTCAGTTCCTGGCGGGACAAGAGAACGTCGTCGCCATCGCCCAAGGCAAGGCACACGATATTCTTGAGGATGCGCAAAACAAGGCTGATCACCTCGCGCAAGGCGCCGATCGCTACTCCATGTCAATGATGGAGGGTCTGGACCAGCAGCTGGAGAAGCTTCAACATGATGTACACGCCGGCATGAGCGTTCTCCAGGAACGCCAGAAGCAGGCGGTCGACCAACGTCATCACGACGACGTATAG
- a CDS encoding YceD family protein yields MTRAEDSKWAVNVLSISGRPGQSLELDADFPAPSGIGDQIIGVSEGDAVHVAGNLDSIVDGLILTGRITAPVHAECTRCLKPLSKDWDVDTTAFFAFDAKDQNPSGSADADADIIAGEDESEDVYPVEAGGAIIDLEALLRDNLVESMPLQPVCKEDCLGLCPQCGINLNDNPEHTHEISDIRWAALEDFKAKLDASQKER; encoded by the coding sequence ATGACAAGAGCAGAAGATTCCAAATGGGCGGTCAACGTGCTGAGCATTTCAGGACGACCAGGGCAGAGCCTCGAACTCGATGCGGATTTTCCCGCACCGAGCGGCATCGGCGATCAGATCATCGGCGTCAGTGAAGGCGATGCCGTGCACGTTGCAGGAAACCTGGATTCCATCGTCGACGGCCTTATCCTCACAGGACGGATTACGGCCCCCGTGCATGCCGAGTGCACTCGCTGCCTGAAACCCTTGAGCAAGGATTGGGATGTCGACACCACCGCTTTCTTTGCCTTCGACGCCAAAGACCAGAATCCCAGCGGCAGTGCCGACGCGGATGCCGACATCATCGCAGGTGAGGATGAATCCGAAGACGTGTACCCCGTCGAGGCGGGTGGCGCGATAATCGATCTCGAGGCTCTGCTGAGGGACAATCTGGTCGAGTCCATGCCCTTGCAGCCGGTATGCAAGGAAGACTGCCTCGGCCTGTGCCCGCAATGCGGCATCAATCTCAACGACAATCCCGAGCACACCCATGAGATCAGCGATATCAGGTGGGCGGCGCTGGAGGATTTCAAGGCGAAGCTCGACGCCAGCCAGAAGGAGCGCTAA
- the rpmF gene encoding 50S ribosomal protein L32, protein MALPKYKTSRANTHSRRANWKTSATKTVTCPNCGAPSLPHVACPSCGSFRGRVYKDAIKSVFTK, encoded by the coding sequence ATGGCACTGCCAAAGTACAAGACCTCGCGCGCCAATACGCATTCGCGCCGCGCGAACTGGAAAACATCCGCCACGAAGACCGTGACGTGCCCCAATTGCGGAGCACCCTCGCTGCCCCACGTGGCATGCCCCAGCTGCGGTTCATTCCGTGGCCGCGTCTACAAGGACGCCATCAAGTCCGTATTCACCAAGTGA
- the rnc gene encoding ribonuclease III produces MSSNDAGTPAALHNIAADELLSRLGSSISPELLVHALTHRSFAHEHPGMPNNERLEFLGDAVLELVSTETLFSVHPDLSEGELAKMRAKAVSEEALSAIAREILQLGPYILLGHGEKDSGGDDKDSILCDTVESLIGAVFLEHGIEGARITVHRLIDDTLAEVATEGPALDWKTSLTVKAHGLGRDEPRYRMQVSGPEYQQIFTATVFLGDEEQPLASGKGSSKRKAQLAAAEKAWHSLSEQAPRTDNPVDSNENTAKDGK; encoded by the coding sequence ATGTCCAGTAATGATGCGGGCACACCAGCGGCGCTGCACAATATCGCAGCCGATGAATTGCTGTCCAGACTCGGTTCTTCCATCAGCCCCGAACTGCTGGTCCATGCGCTGACCCACCGGTCTTTCGCACATGAACACCCCGGGATGCCCAATAACGAGCGTCTCGAATTCCTCGGCGACGCGGTTCTGGAACTGGTCTCCACCGAGACGCTGTTCTCCGTTCACCCTGACCTGTCCGAGGGGGAATTGGCGAAGATGCGGGCGAAGGCCGTTTCCGAAGAGGCGCTTTCGGCAATCGCCAGGGAGATTCTTCAACTCGGTCCGTACATCCTTCTGGGCCACGGAGAAAAGGACAGCGGAGGCGACGACAAGGATTCGATTCTGTGCGATACCGTCGAATCCCTGATTGGCGCGGTGTTCCTCGAGCACGGTATCGAGGGTGCACGCATCACCGTCCATCGTCTTATCGACGACACGCTTGCGGAAGTCGCCACCGAAGGCCCGGCTCTCGACTGGAAGACCTCGCTGACCGTCAAAGCTCATGGGCTCGGCAGAGATGAACCGCGTTACCGCATGCAGGTCTCCGGTCCCGAATATCAGCAAATTTTCACCGCAACGGTGTTTCTCGGCGATGAGGAACAGCCCCTCGCTTCGGGCAAAGGCTCAAGCAAGCGCAAAGCCCAGCTGGCTGCCGCGGAAAAGGCATGGCATTCTCTGAGCGAACAAGCCCCACGGACCGATAATCCCGTCGATAGCAACGAAAACACCGCCAAAGACGGCAAATAG
- a CDS encoding acetolactate synthase large subunit — translation MVLPTPLQAFSGVPRTRETSETTITDGEKMTGAQALVRSLQDLGVEDVFGIPGGQILPTYDAIQDDVKFRFILTRHEQAAGHAAEGYAISTGRVGVCIVTSGPGATNMVTPIADAMMDSVPLVVITGQVGVGAIGTDAFQEADIVGITYPVAKHSFLVTRAQDVPRVLSEAYYIAQSGRPGPVVVDLTKTAQVEDMFYSWPQRMILPGYNPTTKAHGHVLSDAAHMFAQSYRPVLYVGGGAMRSHASKQVKQLADVTGAPIVTTLQSRGIVPDSDPSTLGMLGMHGTVAATAAVQRSDLLVAIGARFDDRVTGKLDDFAPSARVIHIDIDPAEIGKNRQADVPIVGDVSEVLDDLIPEIERVQAIQGKPRLKAWWQVINDWRKDYPVEYEEPSDGSLAPQWVVQRLSAKADPSTIWVAGVGQHQMWASQLVDFENPQSWISSGGLGTMGYGLPAAIGASIGSAREFDGDKPVWLIDGDGSFQMTSEELATAFLDHTPIKIAILNNSVYGMVRQWQTLFYGKHYSATNLKDGEQTATPDKDIVDVPDFVKLAEAYGCLGIRAFTKEEAEAAIDVANATNDRPVLIDFRVWKDAMVWPMVPAGTSNDSVIYKPGVEPLRDATTAPSRVDTAGADAADVNDEKN, via the coding sequence ATGGTACTGCCCACACCATTGCAGGCATTCAGCGGAGTTCCAAGAACCCGCGAAACATCAGAAACAACCATAACCGACGGCGAAAAGATGACCGGTGCGCAGGCGCTGGTTCGCTCGCTGCAGGATCTGGGCGTCGAAGATGTCTTTGGTATTCCGGGCGGACAGATTCTTCCCACATACGATGCCATACAGGATGATGTGAAATTCCGTTTCATCCTGACCCGTCACGAACAGGCGGCAGGGCACGCTGCCGAGGGCTACGCCATATCCACGGGTCGAGTAGGCGTATGCATCGTCACTTCAGGACCGGGAGCCACCAATATGGTCACTCCCATCGCGGACGCGATGATGGATTCCGTGCCCTTGGTGGTCATCACGGGCCAGGTAGGCGTAGGAGCGATCGGCACCGACGCCTTCCAGGAAGCCGACATCGTCGGCATCACCTACCCCGTCGCCAAGCATTCCTTCCTGGTCACCCGTGCCCAGGACGTGCCACGCGTACTCTCGGAGGCCTACTATATCGCGCAGTCAGGCCGTCCCGGCCCTGTCGTGGTGGATTTGACGAAGACCGCTCAGGTCGAAGACATGTTCTATTCATGGCCGCAGCGCATGATTCTCCCCGGGTACAACCCCACGACGAAGGCGCATGGCCATGTGCTTTCCGATGCGGCGCACATGTTCGCCCAGTCCTACCGTCCCGTGCTGTACGTGGGTGGCGGTGCGATGCGTTCCCATGCCTCCAAGCAGGTGAAGCAGTTGGCGGATGTGACCGGAGCACCGATTGTGACCACCCTGCAATCGCGTGGAATCGTCCCTGATTCCGACCCGTCGACTCTCGGCATGCTGGGTATGCACGGCACCGTCGCGGCAACCGCCGCGGTGCAGCGGTCCGATCTCCTGGTGGCCATCGGCGCACGATTCGACGACAGGGTCACGGGCAAGCTGGATGACTTCGCGCCGTCGGCCCGCGTAATCCACATTGATATCGATCCCGCCGAAATCGGCAAGAATCGACAGGCGGATGTTCCGATAGTCGGCGATGTCTCGGAAGTGCTCGATGACCTCATCCCCGAAATCGAACGGGTTCAGGCCATTCAAGGCAAACCGCGCCTCAAGGCGTGGTGGCAGGTCATCAATGATTGGCGGAAGGACTACCCGGTCGAATACGAGGAGCCTTCGGACGGCTCCTTGGCTCCTCAATGGGTGGTGCAGCGGCTTTCCGCGAAGGCCGACCCAAGCACCATCTGGGTGGCTGGCGTCGGGCAGCATCAGATGTGGGCCAGCCAGCTGGTCGATTTCGAAAATCCTCAGTCCTGGATTTCCTCGGGTGGTCTGGGAACCATGGGTTACGGTCTTCCTGCGGCCATCGGAGCCAGCATCGGCTCCGCCCGCGAATTCGATGGAGACAAGCCCGTCTGGCTGATTGACGGTGACGGCAGCTTCCAGATGACCTCGGAGGAGCTGGCGACCGCATTCCTCGACCACACACCTATCAAAATCGCGATACTCAACAATTCGGTCTACGGCATGGTCCGCCAATGGCAGACCTTGTTCTACGGCAAGCACTATTCCGCTACGAATCTCAAGGACGGTGAACAGACGGCCACACCGGACAAGGACATCGTGGACGTTCCTGATTTCGTGAAGCTCGCGGAAGCCTACGGTTGCCTCGGCATCCGTGCATTTACCAAAGAAGAGGCCGAAGCAGCCATCGACGTGGCGAACGCGACCAATGACCGCCCCGTGCTGATTGATTTCCGCGTCTGGAAGGATGCGATGGTATGGCCGATGGTGCCCGCAGGCACATCGAATGATTCGGTGATCTACAAGCCGGGTGTCGAACCACTGCGTGATGCCACCACCGCACCTTCACGGGTGGATACCGCCGGGGCCGATGCCGCCGACGTAAACGACGAGAAGAACTAG
- the ilvN gene encoding acetolactate synthase small subunit, which translates to MVNYPASRPGSERHTLSVLVENRPGVLARVSGLFARRAFNINSLSVSPTERPDISRITVTADVETVPLEQIIKQLNKLLHVLKIVELDPDSTVERELVLIKVAANEHNRSDVLEIVQLFRVRVVDVHPESLTIEATGAEGKLDALLGLLEQYGVIELVRSGSVAVTRGPKALSEKVLGSTVTGR; encoded by the coding sequence ATGGTGAACTATCCAGCTTCACGTCCGGGGTCCGAACGCCACACACTTTCGGTATTGGTCGAGAACCGTCCGGGAGTACTGGCCCGCGTTTCGGGCCTGTTCGCTCGCCGCGCCTTCAACATCAACTCTCTTTCGGTGTCTCCTACCGAACGCCCTGATATCTCGCGCATCACCGTTACCGCCGATGTCGAGACCGTTCCCTTGGAACAGATCATCAAGCAGCTGAACAAACTGCTGCATGTGCTCAAAATCGTTGAACTCGACCCTGACAGCACCGTCGAACGCGAACTCGTGCTGATTAAAGTCGCAGCAAATGAGCACAACCGCTCCGATGTTCTGGAAATCGTCCAACTCTTCCGCGTCCGCGTGGTTGATGTCCATCCGGAATCGCTGACCATCGAGGCGACCGGCGCGGAAGGCAAGCTTGATGCCCTGCTCGGTCTTCTGGAACAGTACGGGGTCATCGAATTGGTGCGTTCCGGCTCGGTCGCCGTGACCCGGGGTCCGAAGGCTTTGAGCGAGAAGGTATTGGGCTCAACCGTCACCGGCCGTTAG
- a CDS encoding ABC-F family ATP-binding cassette domain-containing protein, translating into MPIYDLGLEHVDLAFATTTIFTDVTQGVFEGDRIGIVGRNGGGKSTLLQLLAGVQQPDSGRVTRRNGLSFGMLDQRDPLDDAMTVREAALENRADYEWAADATSRDIVQALLGGISLDAKVGSLSGGQRRRADLARLLLHDWDILALDEPTNHLDIVTIHWLAEHLQSRWSKGSGALLLVTHDRWFLDEVCQSMWEVHDGVIDPFEGGYSAYMLQRVERDRQADVMENKRRNLARKELAWLTRGARARATKQKFHVKAANELIADVPPMRNALELRQMATSRLGKQVVDLVDVTQIYQHNEIEAAQAVDVVESPYAQPPLTGSVEILVDDDSSNGLSAQHGSDGSEGQGGGNDDGQDQTSAAKHVTISGRKVLDDVTWLIGPGDRFGIVGANGAGKSTLLSIIDGTLKPTVGRVNIGKTVKFAVLTQRLDELEKLGPYRIQEVLARYKSSYIVEGKEVTPGQLMERLGFESAQLMTRIQDLSGGQKRRMQLLLILLDEPNVLIMDEPGNDLDTDMLAVMEDLLDTWPGTLIVVSHDRYLLERVTDQQYALLEGKVRHLPGGVDEYLGLVGVEHSENGYATSDDEGSGTSSADAGADAEQDAKAQRTAKRDAGKRANAIERKLAKLTKSKESLEQQMAQHDPADFEGLNALNEQLQAVSQEADALEEEWLELSELAES; encoded by the coding sequence ATGCCGATATATGATTTGGGCCTTGAACATGTGGACCTCGCCTTCGCCACAACCACGATTTTCACCGATGTGACGCAGGGAGTGTTTGAAGGCGACCGCATCGGCATCGTCGGGCGTAACGGTGGAGGTAAATCCACCTTGCTGCAACTGCTGGCCGGAGTGCAGCAGCCGGATTCCGGACGAGTGACCAGACGCAACGGTCTTAGCTTCGGTATGCTCGATCAGCGCGATCCTCTGGACGACGCGATGACCGTCCGCGAGGCAGCTTTGGAGAACCGTGCGGACTATGAGTGGGCCGCAGACGCGACTTCCCGCGACATCGTCCAGGCCCTGCTCGGAGGAATCAGTCTCGATGCGAAGGTCGGGTCGCTTTCCGGAGGGCAGCGCAGACGTGCCGACCTCGCGAGATTGCTGCTGCATGACTGGGATATTCTGGCACTTGACGAGCCCACCAATCATTTGGACATCGTCACGATTCATTGGCTCGCCGAGCACTTGCAGTCTCGATGGTCGAAAGGCAGCGGCGCACTGCTGTTGGTCACCCACGATCGCTGGTTCCTTGATGAGGTATGCCAGAGCATGTGGGAGGTCCACGATGGCGTTATCGACCCCTTCGAAGGTGGATACAGCGCGTATATGCTGCAGCGCGTGGAACGCGATCGTCAGGCCGATGTGATGGAAAACAAGCGTCGCAATCTGGCGCGCAAGGAGCTGGCGTGGCTCACCCGAGGCGCTCGCGCCCGTGCCACGAAGCAGAAATTCCACGTCAAGGCGGCGAATGAGCTGATTGCCGACGTCCCACCGATGCGCAACGCATTGGAGCTGCGGCAGATGGCGACCTCGCGTCTGGGCAAGCAGGTGGTGGATCTGGTGGATGTGACCCAGATATACCAGCACAATGAAATCGAAGCCGCTCAGGCCGTCGATGTGGTCGAATCCCCCTATGCACAGCCTCCGCTGACGGGCTCGGTGGAGATACTGGTGGATGATGATTCGTCGAATGGACTGAGTGCACAGCATGGTTCCGATGGAAGCGAGGGCCAAGGCGGTGGAAACGATGACGGGCAGGACCAGACATCGGCGGCGAAGCATGTGACCATCAGCGGGCGCAAGGTACTGGACGATGTGACCTGGCTTATCGGACCGGGTGACCGTTTCGGCATCGTCGGTGCCAATGGGGCAGGAAAATCCACGCTGCTCAGCATCATAGACGGGACGCTGAAACCCACCGTCGGTCGTGTGAATATCGGTAAAACGGTGAAATTCGCCGTGCTGACACAGCGTTTGGATGAACTCGAAAAACTCGGCCCATACCGCATTCAGGAAGTGCTTGCACGCTACAAAAGCAGTTATATCGTCGAAGGCAAGGAAGTCACTCCCGGGCAGCTGATGGAGCGGCTCGGCTTCGAGTCGGCACAGCTGATGACGCGCATCCAGGACCTCTCAGGAGGGCAGAAACGCCGGATGCAACTGCTGCTCATCCTGCTTGACGAACCCAATGTGCTCATCATGGACGAGCCGGGGAACGACCTCGATACCGACATGCTCGCGGTGATGGAGGACCTGCTGGACACCTGGCCAGGTACCTTGATCGTGGTGTCCCACGATCGCTACCTTCTTGAACGCGTCACCGACCAACAGTATGCCTTGCTGGAAGGCAAAGTCCGTCATCTGCCGGGGGGAGTGGACGAATATCTCGGGTTGGTCGGCGTCGAGCACTCCGAGAATGGGTATGCGACATCTGACGATGAAGGTTCTGGAACGTCGTCCGCGGATGCCGGGGCCGATGCCGAGCAGGATGCCAAAGCCCAAAGAACCGCGAAGCGTGACGCGGGCAAACGAGCTAATGCGATAGAACGCAAGCTGGCGAAGTTGACGAAGTCGAAGGAAAGCCTGGAACAGCAGATGGCCCAGCATGACCCGGCCGATTTCGAAGGTCTCAATGCGCTGAACGAACAACTGCAAGCTGTGTCGCAGGAAGCTGATGCGCTTGAGGAAGAGTGGCTGGAACTCTCGGAACTCGCGGAGTCCTGA